The proteins below are encoded in one region of Mycobacterium botniense:
- a CDS encoding aspartate carbamoyltransferase catalytic subunit: protein MTPRHLLAAGDLSRDGATAILDDADRFAQALVGREVRKLPTLRGRTVVTMFYENSTRTRVSFEVAGKWMSADVINVSAVGSSVGKGESLRDTALTLRAAGADALVIRHPASGAAQLLAEWTVTDNGGPSVINAGDGTHEHPTQALLDALTIRQRLGGIDGRRVVIVGDILHSRVARSNVMLLHTLGAEVVLVAPPTLLPVGAADWPVSISYDLDAELPAADAVLMLRVQAERMHGGFFPSVREYSVRYGLTERRQAMLPGHAVVLHPGPMLRGMEIASPVADSSQSAVLQQVSNGVHVRMAVLFHVLVGAESAGNEGAA from the coding sequence ATCCTCGATGACGCCGACCGGTTCGCCCAGGCGCTGGTGGGCCGCGAGGTCCGCAAGTTGCCGACCTTGCGCGGGCGCACCGTCGTCACCATGTTCTACGAGAACTCCACCCGCACCCGGGTGTCGTTCGAGGTGGCCGGCAAGTGGATGAGCGCCGACGTGATCAACGTCAGCGCGGTCGGATCCTCGGTGGGCAAAGGCGAATCGTTGCGCGACACCGCGCTGACGCTGCGCGCCGCCGGTGCTGACGCGCTGGTGATCCGGCATCCGGCTTCCGGCGCGGCGCAGCTGCTCGCCGAATGGACCGTCACCGACAACGGCGGCCCGTCGGTGATCAACGCCGGTGACGGCACCCACGAGCACCCCACCCAAGCGCTGCTGGACGCGCTGACCATCCGGCAACGCCTGGGCGGCATCGACGGGCGGCGGGTGGTCATCGTCGGCGACATCCTGCACAGCCGGGTCGCCCGCTCGAACGTCATGTTGCTGCACACGCTGGGCGCCGAAGTCGTGCTGGTCGCCCCGCCCACGCTGCTGCCGGTGGGGGCGGCCGACTGGCCGGTCAGCATCTCCTACGACCTGGACGCCGAACTGCCCGCCGCCGACGCGGTGTTGATGCTGCGGGTGCAGGCCGAGCGGATGCACGGCGGATTCTTCCCGTCGGTGCGGGAGTACTCGGTGCGCTACGGGTTAACCGAGCGCCGCCAGGCGATGCTGCCCGGCCACGCGGTGGTGCTGCATCCGGGGCCGATGCTGCGCGGGATGGAGATCGCGTCGCCGGTAGCGGACTCATCACAATCTGCTGTGCTGCAACAAGTTTCGAATGGAGTACATGTGCGCATGGCGGTGCTGTTTCATGTCTTGGTCGGCGCCGAGTCGGCCGGAAACGAGGGTGCGGCGTGA
- the carA gene encoding glutamine-hydrolyzing carbamoyl-phosphate synthase small subunit — protein sequence MDKAVLVLEDGRIFTGKPFGAIGQTLGEAVFSTAMSGYQETLTDPSYHRQIVVATAPQIGNTGWNTEDSESRGDKIWVAGYAVRDPSPRVSNWRATGTLEDELLRQGIVGVAGIDTRAVVRHLRSRGSMKAGIFSGAALAQPAELVARVRAQPPMLGADLAGQVSTDALYVVEPQGPQRWTVAALDLGIKTNTPRNFARRGIRTYVLPASATFEQIAEIRPHGVFLSNGPGDPATADHAVAVTRDVLNAGIPFFGICFGNQILGRALGLATYKMVFGHRGINIPVIDHATGRVAVTAQNHGFALEGEARQRFDTPFGPAVISHTCANDGVVEGVKLVDGRAFSVQYHPEAAAGPHDAEYLFDQFADLMAGQRAW from the coding sequence GTGGACAAAGCAGTGCTGGTGCTCGAGGATGGGCGCATCTTCACCGGGAAGCCGTTCGGCGCGATCGGCCAGACACTCGGGGAAGCGGTGTTCTCCACCGCGATGTCCGGTTACCAGGAGACACTGACCGATCCCAGCTATCACCGCCAGATCGTGGTGGCCACCGCCCCGCAGATCGGCAACACCGGCTGGAACACCGAGGACTCCGAAAGCCGCGGCGACAAAATCTGGGTGGCCGGGTACGCGGTGCGGGATCCCTCGCCGCGCGTCTCGAACTGGCGGGCCACCGGCACGCTGGAAGACGAGCTGCTCCGCCAGGGCATCGTCGGAGTTGCCGGTATCGATACCCGCGCCGTGGTACGCCATCTGCGCAGCCGGGGATCGATGAAGGCGGGGATCTTCTCCGGCGCCGCGCTCGCCCAGCCGGCAGAGCTGGTGGCGCGGGTGCGGGCCCAGCCGCCGATGCTCGGTGCTGACCTGGCCGGCCAGGTCAGCACCGACGCACTGTATGTTGTGGAACCGCAAGGGCCGCAACGGTGGACGGTGGCGGCACTGGACTTGGGCATCAAGACCAACACCCCCCGCAACTTCGCCCGCCGGGGAATCCGCACCTACGTGCTGCCCGCGTCAGCCACGTTCGAGCAGATCGCCGAGATCCGCCCGCACGGGGTTTTCCTGTCCAACGGCCCGGGTGACCCGGCCACCGCCGACCACGCGGTCGCGGTGACCCGAGACGTGTTGAACGCCGGAATCCCTTTTTTCGGCATTTGTTTCGGCAATCAGATTCTCGGCCGGGCGCTGGGCTTGGCAACCTACAAAATGGTTTTCGGCCATCGCGGCATCAACATCCCGGTCATCGACCATGCCACCGGACGGGTCGCCGTTACCGCGCAGAACCACGGTTTCGCCCTCGAAGGCGAGGCGCGCCAGCGGTTCGACACCCCGTTCGGCCCGGCCGTTATCAGTCATACCTGCGCTAACGATGGCGTTGTGGAAGGGGTCAAACTGGTCGACGGCCGGGCGTTTTCGGTGCAGTATCACCCTGAGGCCGCGGCCGGCCCGCACGACGCGGAGTATCTGTTCGACCAGTTCGCCGATCTGATGGCAGGGCAGCGGGCATGGTAA
- a CDS encoding dihydroorotase, translating to MSVLIRGVRRYGEGKRVDVLVDDGQIAEIGAGLAESGGLDKAAVVIDATDQVLLPGLVDLHTHLREPGREYAEDIESGSAAAALGGYTAVFAMPNTTPVADSPVVTDHVWHRGQQVGLVDVHPVGAVTMGLAGAELTEMGMMVAGAAQVRMFSDDGNCVADPLVMRRALEYATGLGVLIAQHAEEPRLTVGAVAHEGPTAARLGLSGWPRAAEESIVARDALLARDTGARVHICHASTAGTVEILRWAKAQGISITAEVTPHHLMLDDSTLATYDGVYRVNPPLRQAADVAALRAALAEGVLDCVATDHAPHAEHEKCVEFACARPGMLGLQTALSVVVATMVQPGLLSWRDVARVMSEQPARIAGLPDHGRPLEVGEPANLTVVDPEASWTVVGTELASRSANTPYESMTLPATVTATLLRGKITARDGKSPA from the coding sequence GTGAGTGTGCTGATTCGGGGCGTCCGCCGGTACGGCGAGGGGAAGCGCGTCGACGTGCTGGTCGATGACGGGCAGATCGCCGAGATCGGTGCGGGGCTTGCCGAGTCTGGCGGGCTCGACAAAGCCGCAGTGGTGATCGACGCCACCGATCAGGTGCTGCTGCCGGGGCTGGTCGACCTGCACACGCACCTGCGTGAGCCCGGCCGCGAATACGCCGAGGACATCGAATCAGGTTCGGCGGCAGCGGCTCTCGGCGGCTACACGGCGGTTTTCGCGATGCCCAACACCACGCCGGTCGCTGACAGCCCGGTGGTGACCGACCACGTCTGGCACCGCGGCCAGCAGGTCGGGCTGGTCGACGTGCACCCGGTCGGCGCGGTGACCATGGGACTGGCCGGAGCAGAGCTCACCGAGATGGGCATGATGGTCGCCGGGGCGGCACAAGTGCGGATGTTCTCCGACGACGGCAACTGCGTGGCCGACCCGCTGGTGATGCGCCGCGCCCTGGAATACGCCACCGGGCTGGGGGTGCTGATCGCCCAGCACGCCGAGGAGCCGAGGCTGACCGTCGGCGCCGTCGCCCATGAGGGGCCCACCGCCGCGCGGCTCGGGCTGTCGGGCTGGCCGCGCGCCGCCGAGGAGTCGATCGTCGCCCGCGACGCCCTGCTGGCCCGCGACACGGGAGCCCGGGTGCACATCTGCCACGCGTCCACCGCGGGAACCGTCGAGATCCTCAGATGGGCTAAGGCACAAGGAATTTCAATCACCGCCGAGGTGACCCCGCATCACCTGATGCTCGACGACAGCACGCTGGCCACCTATGACGGGGTGTACCGGGTCAACCCGCCGTTGCGGCAGGCCGCCGACGTGGCCGCGTTGCGTGCGGCGCTGGCCGAAGGAGTGCTCGACTGTGTGGCCACCGATCACGCCCCCCATGCCGAACACGAGAAGTGCGTCGAATTCGCTTGCGCCCGTCCGGGCATGCTCGGGCTACAGACCGCCCTGTCGGTGGTGGTGGCCACCATGGTGCAGCCGGGCCTGCTGAGCTGGCGCGACGTCGCGCGGGTGATGAGCGAGCAGCCGGCGCGTATCGCCGGGCTGCCCGACCACGGTCGTCCCCTGGAGGTGGGGGAGCCGGCCAACCTCACCGTGGTGGATCCCGAGGCGAGCTGGACCGTCGTCGGCACCGAACTCGCCAGCCGCTCGGCCAACACCCCGTATGAGTCGATGACCTTGCCCGCCACGGTGACTGCGACACTGCTGCGCGGCAAGATCACCGCCCGTGACGGAAAGAGCCCGGCGTGA
- the carB gene encoding carbamoyl-phosphate synthase large subunit, producing the protein MPRRTDLRHVLVIGSGPIVIGQACEFDYSGTQACRVLKAEGLQVSLVNSNPATIMTDPEFADHTYVEPITREFVERVIAQQAERGNKIDALLATLGGQTALNTAVALYESGVLERYGIELIGADFDAIQRGEDRQRFKDIVAKVGGESARSRVCFTMDEVRETVAELGLPVVVRPSFTMGGLGSGMAHNAEQVERMAGAGLAASPSANVLIEESIYGWKEFELELMRDGHDNVVVVCSIENVDPMGVHTGDSVTVAPAMTLTDREYQRMRDLAIAILREVGVDTGGCNIQFAVNPKDGRLIVVEMNPRVSRSSALASKATGFPIAKIAAKLAIGYTLDEIVNDITKETPACFEPSLDYVVVKAPRFAFEKFPGADPTLTTTMKSVGEAMSLGRNFIEALGKVMRSLETTRAGFWTAPDPPGDLDEILERLAAPAEGRLYDIEVALRRGASVDQVAEASGVDPWFVAQIAELVALRAEVVDAAVLDADLLRRCKHSGLSDRQIAALRPELAGEAGVRSLRERLGIHPVYKTVDTCAAEFEAKTPYHYSSYELDPAAETEVVPQTEKPKVLILGSGPNRIGQGIEFDYSCVHAAVTLSQAGFETVMVNCNPETVSTDYDTADRLYFEPLTFEDVLEVFHAETQSAAGGPGVVGVIVQLGGQTPLGLAQRLADAGVPIVGTPPGAIDLAEDRGAFGDVLTAAGLPAPRYGTATTFAQARRIAADIGYPVLVRPSYVLGGRGMEIVYDEQTLEGYITRATEVSPEHPVLVDRFLEDAIEIDVDALCDGTEVYIGGIMEHIEEAGIHSGDSACALPPVTLGRSDIEKVRQATEAIAHGIGVVGLLNVQYALKDDVLYVLEANPRASRTVPFVSKATAVPLAKACARIMLGAKISELRREGMLAAAGDGAMVAAHAPIAVKEAVLPFHRFRTAEGAGIDSLLGPEMKSTGEVMGIDRDFGSAFAKSQTAAYGSLPTHGTVFVSVANRDKRSLVFPVKRLADLGFRVLATEGTAEMLRRNGIPCDEVRKHFESPQPGRPALSAVDVIKAGEVDMVINTPYGNSGPRIDGYEIRSAAVSMNIPCVTTVQGASAAVQGIEAGIRGDIGVRSLQELHSALTNGGH; encoded by the coding sequence ATGCCGCGTCGCACCGATCTGCGCCACGTGCTGGTGATCGGATCCGGCCCGATCGTCATCGGGCAGGCCTGCGAATTCGACTATTCGGGCACCCAGGCGTGCCGGGTGCTCAAAGCCGAGGGTTTGCAGGTCAGCCTGGTCAACTCCAACCCGGCCACCATCATGACCGACCCGGAGTTCGCCGACCACACCTATGTCGAACCCATCACGCGAGAGTTCGTCGAACGCGTCATCGCCCAGCAGGCCGAGCGGGGCAACAAGATCGACGCGCTGTTGGCCACGCTGGGCGGGCAGACGGCGCTCAACACCGCGGTCGCGCTGTACGAGAGCGGGGTGCTGGAGCGCTACGGCATCGAGCTGATCGGCGCCGATTTCGACGCGATCCAGCGTGGCGAGGACCGTCAGCGGTTCAAAGACATCGTCGCCAAAGTGGGTGGTGAATCCGCGCGCAGCCGTGTGTGTTTCACCATGGACGAAGTCCGCGAGACCGTCGCTGAGCTCGGCTTGCCGGTCGTGGTGCGCCCGTCGTTCACCATGGGCGGGTTGGGCTCGGGCATGGCGCACAACGCCGAGCAGGTCGAGCGGATGGCCGGCGCGGGGCTGGCGGCCTCGCCCAGCGCAAACGTGCTGATCGAGGAATCCATCTACGGCTGGAAGGAATTCGAACTCGAGCTGATGCGCGACGGTCACGACAACGTGGTGGTGGTGTGCTCGATCGAAAACGTCGACCCCATGGGTGTGCACACCGGCGACTCGGTGACCGTGGCGCCGGCGATGACGCTGACCGACCGGGAATACCAGCGGATGCGGGATCTGGCCATCGCCATCCTGCGCGAGGTCGGGGTGGACACCGGCGGCTGCAACATCCAGTTCGCGGTCAACCCGAAAGACGGCAGGCTGATCGTCGTCGAGATGAACCCGCGGGTGTCCCGGTCCAGCGCCCTGGCGTCCAAGGCCACCGGCTTCCCGATCGCCAAGATCGCCGCCAAGCTGGCCATCGGCTACACCCTCGACGAGATTGTCAACGACATCACCAAAGAGACACCGGCCTGCTTTGAGCCGAGCCTGGACTATGTCGTCGTCAAAGCTCCGCGGTTCGCGTTCGAGAAGTTTCCCGGCGCCGACCCCACGCTGACCACCACGATGAAATCGGTCGGTGAGGCAATGTCATTGGGCCGTAACTTCATCGAGGCGCTCGGCAAGGTGATGCGGTCGCTGGAAACCACCCGCGCCGGGTTCTGGACCGCGCCGGACCCGCCGGGCGATCTCGACGAGATACTCGAGCGGCTGGCTGCGCCGGCCGAAGGCAGGCTCTACGACATCGAGGTGGCGTTGCGGCGCGGCGCGTCGGTGGACCAGGTGGCCGAGGCCTCCGGTGTTGACCCGTGGTTCGTCGCGCAGATCGCTGAACTGGTGGCCTTGCGCGCCGAGGTGGTCGACGCGGCTGTCCTCGACGCCGACCTGTTGCGCCGCTGCAAGCACAGTGGGCTGTCGGATCGCCAGATCGCCGCGCTGCGACCGGAACTGGCCGGAGAGGCCGGCGTGCGCTCGCTGCGGGAGCGGCTGGGCATTCACCCGGTGTACAAGACGGTGGACACCTGCGCCGCCGAGTTCGAAGCCAAGACGCCGTACCACTACAGCAGCTACGAGCTCGACCCGGCCGCCGAAACCGAGGTGGTCCCGCAGACCGAAAAACCCAAGGTGCTGATCCTCGGGTCAGGACCCAACCGCATCGGGCAGGGCATCGAATTCGACTACAGCTGCGTGCATGCGGCAGTCACTTTGAGCCAGGCCGGGTTTGAGACCGTGATGGTCAACTGCAACCCGGAGACCGTGTCGACGGACTACGACACCGCCGACCGGCTGTACTTTGAGCCGCTGACGTTCGAAGACGTCCTGGAGGTGTTCCACGCCGAAACCCAGTCGGCAGCCGGCGGCCCGGGGGTGGTCGGGGTCATCGTGCAGCTCGGCGGGCAGACCCCGCTCGGGCTGGCGCAGCGGCTGGCCGACGCGGGCGTTCCCATCGTCGGAACCCCGCCGGGAGCCATCGATCTGGCCGAGGACCGCGGCGCATTCGGCGACGTGCTGACCGCGGCCGGGCTGCCCGCCCCACGCTACGGCACCGCGACCACCTTCGCGCAAGCACGCCGGATCGCCGCCGACATCGGCTACCCGGTGCTGGTGCGGCCGTCGTATGTGCTGGGCGGGCGCGGAATGGAGATCGTCTACGACGAACAGACGCTTGAAGGCTACATCACCCGCGCCACCGAGGTTTCCCCGGAACACCCGGTGCTCGTCGACCGGTTTTTGGAGGACGCCATCGAAATCGACGTCGACGCCCTGTGCGACGGGACCGAGGTCTACATCGGCGGGATCATGGAGCACATCGAGGAGGCCGGGATTCATTCCGGCGACTCGGCGTGCGCGCTGCCGCCGGTGACGTTGGGCCGCAGCGACATCGAGAAGGTGCGTCAGGCGACAGAGGCGATCGCGCACGGTATCGGCGTGGTAGGGCTGCTCAACGTGCAGTACGCGCTCAAAGACGACGTGCTTTACGTGCTGGAAGCCAACCCGCGGGCCAGCCGCACGGTACCGTTCGTGTCGAAGGCGACTGCGGTTCCGCTGGCCAAGGCGTGCGCGCGGATCATGTTGGGCGCCAAGATATCTGAGTTGCGCAGGGAAGGGATGCTGGCGGCCGCCGGTGACGGGGCCATGGTGGCGGCGCACGCACCGATCGCGGTCAAGGAAGCCGTGCTGCCGTTTCACCGGTTCCGGACCGCCGAAGGCGCCGGCATCGACTCACTGCTGGGCCCGGAGATGAAGTCGACCGGCGAGGTGATGGGAATCGACCGCGACTTCGGCAGCGCGTTCGCCAAAAGCCAGACCGCCGCCTACGGATCCCTGCCGACACACGGCACCGTTTTCGTGTCCGTCGCCAACCGCGACAAGCGGTCGTTGGTGTTTCCCGTCAAGAGACTGGCGGACCTCGGTTTTCGCGTTCTGGCCACCGAGGGAACCGCGGAAATGTTACGCCGCAACGGAATACCATGTGACGAAGTGCGTAAGCATTTCGAGTCGCCACAACCGGGCCGCCCGGCGCTGTCCGCCGTCGACGTGATCAAGGCCGGTGAGGTCGACATGGTGATCAACACACCCTACGGCAACTCCGGCCCGCGCATCGACGGATATGAAATCCGTTCCGCCGCAGTCTCGATGAACATCCCTTGCGTGACGACCGTGCAGGGTGCCTCGGCTGCCGTGCAGGGTATCGAAGCCGGCATCCGCGGTGACATCGGGGTGCGCTCGTTGCAGGAGCTGCACAGTGCGTTGACCAACGGCGGGCACTAG